One Solirubrobacter pauli DNA segment encodes these proteins:
- a CDS encoding SpoIIE family protein phosphatase, which produces MSFADPSAEDLYENAPCGYLSTAPDGRIVRVNETFLRWTGFNRENLVNVRRFQDLLSPGGRIYHETHYAPLLRMQGSVREIAMDIVTADRQRLPVLVNSVLVTDEAGEPQLVRTTVLDVRERRAYERELRLARDRERAARRALERRHEQTSAISHTLQQSLLADEPPRDERFNVAALYHPAVSQLEVGGDWHDAFALPNGRVGVVVGDVVGRGLMAATAMGQLRSAVRALAVTGVGPLEVVRYLDTFVEQVPTARFATLVYAEVEPDSGAVTLSVAGHLPPVVVSAGGEPQLFMGARSTPLGIEVDAMPRMEDTLHLPPGGQLVLYTDGLVERRGESIDVGLDRLLAAVAREATPEALALALDDGRQGDDDVCVLVFSRRVAR; this is translated from the coding sequence ATGAGCTTCGCGGACCCGAGCGCCGAGGACCTGTACGAGAACGCCCCGTGCGGCTACCTGTCGACCGCGCCGGACGGCCGGATCGTGCGCGTCAACGAGACGTTCCTGCGCTGGACCGGCTTCAACCGCGAGAACCTGGTCAACGTCCGCCGGTTCCAGGACCTGCTCAGCCCGGGCGGCCGGATCTACCACGAGACGCACTACGCGCCGCTGCTGCGGATGCAGGGCAGCGTCCGGGAGATCGCCATGGACATCGTCACCGCGGACCGCCAGCGGCTCCCGGTGCTCGTGAACTCGGTGCTCGTGACCGACGAGGCGGGCGAGCCGCAGCTCGTGCGCACGACGGTGCTCGACGTGCGCGAGCGCCGCGCCTACGAGCGCGAGCTGCGCCTGGCGCGCGACCGTGAACGCGCCGCCCGCCGCGCGCTCGAGCGCCGGCACGAGCAGACCAGCGCGATCTCGCACACGCTGCAGCAGAGCCTGCTGGCCGACGAGCCGCCGCGCGACGAGCGCTTCAACGTCGCCGCGCTCTACCACCCGGCCGTCTCCCAGCTCGAGGTGGGTGGGGACTGGCACGACGCGTTCGCGCTGCCGAACGGCCGCGTCGGCGTCGTCGTCGGGGACGTCGTCGGCCGCGGGCTGATGGCGGCGACGGCGATGGGCCAGCTCCGCAGCGCCGTCCGCGCGCTCGCGGTCACGGGGGTGGGGCCGCTGGAGGTGGTCCGCTACCTGGACACGTTCGTCGAGCAGGTCCCGACCGCCCGGTTCGCCACGCTCGTGTACGCCGAGGTCGAGCCCGACTCGGGGGCCGTGACGCTGTCGGTGGCCGGGCATCTCCCGCCGGTGGTGGTCTCGGCGGGCGGCGAGCCGCAGCTGTTCATGGGTGCGCGCTCGACGCCGCTCGGGATCGAGGTCGACGCCATGCCGCGGATGGAGGACACGCTGCACCTGCCACCCGGCGGGCAGCTGGTGCTCTACACCGACGGCCTCGTCGAGCGCCGCGGGGAGAGCATCGACGTCGGGCTGGACCGGCTGCTGGCCGCGGTCGCGCGGGAGGCGACCCCGGAGGCGCTGGCGCTGGCCCTCGACGACGGCCGCCAGGGCGACGACGACGTCTGCGTGCTCGTGTTCAGCCGCCGCGTCGCGCGCTGA
- a CDS encoding alpha/beta fold hydrolase, translated as MSVLERNNVHVGGQSDARPILFAHGFGCDQNMWRFVAPAFAADHRIVLFDHVGAGGSDPGAYDPERYGTLAGYADDVVEICRALDLSDAVFVGHSVSAMIGVLAAKRAPDAIGTLVLIGPSPRYLDDDGYVGGFQQEDIAELLDSMDSNFLGWSSAMAPVIMANPDRPELGEELTSSFCRMDPEIAARFARVTFLSDNRADLDDVDVPTLVLQCSDDVIAPTPVGDYVHAQIPGSVLVRMAATGHCPNLSAPQETIDAIRAFL; from the coding sequence TTGAGCGTTCTCGAACGCAACAACGTCCATGTCGGTGGACAATCGGATGCGCGGCCGATCCTCTTCGCGCACGGCTTCGGCTGCGACCAGAACATGTGGCGCTTCGTCGCGCCGGCGTTCGCGGCCGACCACCGGATCGTGCTGTTCGACCACGTGGGCGCGGGCGGCTCGGACCCGGGGGCCTATGACCCCGAGCGGTACGGCACCCTCGCCGGGTACGCCGACGACGTGGTCGAGATCTGCCGCGCGCTGGACCTCTCCGACGCCGTGTTCGTCGGCCACTCCGTGAGCGCGATGATCGGCGTCCTCGCGGCGAAGCGCGCCCCGGACGCGATCGGCACGCTCGTCCTGATCGGACCGTCCCCCCGCTACCTGGACGACGACGGCTACGTCGGAGGGTTTCAGCAGGAGGACATTGCGGAATTGCTCGACTCCATGGACAGCAACTTCCTCGGCTGGTCGAGTGCGATGGCCCCGGTCATCATGGCCAACCCCGACCGCCCGGAGCTGGGGGAGGAGCTGACCAGCAGCTTCTGCCGCATGGACCCGGAGATCGCGGCCCGTTTCGCGCGCGTGACGTTCCTGTCCGACAACCGGGCGGACCTCGACGACGTGGACGTCCCGACGCTCGTGCTCCAGTGCAGCGACGACGTGATCGCGCCGACGCCCGTCGGCGACTACGTGCACGCGCAGATCCCGGGCTCCGTGCTCGTGCGGATGGCGGCCACCGGCCACTGCCCGAACCTGAGCGCGCCGCAGGAGACGATCGACGCCATCCGGGCCTTCCTCTGA
- a CDS encoding HD-GYP domain-containing protein — protein MSRADDWQSLSLFGLLFVLAAGSEMLSFELRGLRLSGSFLALVLAMALLGPAPAAVMGVACSVVDAVISRRSIDRTITNLATFAVFPLVGGLTIRALAGDFEVGGSEALWFGAVVLTTFLLANALNFAMVAAGSWFAYDVPPRLMLRSFVTALPSEFATALLTASVAFTYAYLGIGSIALAAVVLFVFLYIVRTSIAADERGEELEQRTRELASLQMGLLSTVLQTLSMRDAMTARHSAAVARYSREVAAMLGLDAREQDLIHTAALLHDIGKFILPDSVLFANRKLTDEEWQLIKLHPEQGAKLVERIEGYGPVAEIVLHHHERFAGGGYPAGIAGEDIPLGARILSVADTYDVMTSRDSYRRPVSSEAALAELRRVAGTQLDPAVVDVFERMILEKGVAFSHTDEVDFEAELAFEKRVADYAQPRLAAA, from the coding sequence GTGAGCCGCGCCGATGACTGGCAGTCGCTGTCGCTGTTCGGATTGCTGTTCGTCCTCGCGGCCGGCAGCGAGATGCTGAGCTTCGAGCTCCGGGGCCTGCGGCTCTCGGGCTCGTTCCTCGCGCTCGTGCTGGCGATGGCGCTCCTCGGCCCCGCGCCCGCGGCGGTGATGGGCGTCGCGTGCTCGGTCGTCGACGCGGTGATCTCCCGCCGGTCGATCGATCGCACGATCACGAACCTCGCCACCTTCGCGGTCTTCCCGCTCGTGGGCGGGCTGACGATCCGTGCGCTGGCCGGCGACTTCGAGGTCGGCGGCAGCGAGGCGCTGTGGTTCGGCGCCGTCGTCCTCACGACGTTCCTGCTGGCCAACGCGCTGAACTTCGCCATGGTCGCGGCGGGAAGCTGGTTCGCCTACGACGTCCCGCCGCGGCTGATGCTGCGCTCGTTCGTCACCGCGCTGCCCTCGGAGTTCGCGACGGCGCTGCTGACCGCCAGCGTCGCCTTCACCTACGCCTATCTGGGCATCGGCTCGATCGCGCTGGCCGCGGTCGTCCTGTTCGTGTTCCTGTACATCGTCCGCACGAGCATCGCGGCGGACGAGCGCGGCGAAGAGCTCGAGCAGCGGACGCGCGAGCTCGCGTCGCTGCAGATGGGCCTGCTCTCGACGGTGCTGCAGACGCTGTCGATGCGCGATGCGATGACGGCCCGCCACTCGGCGGCAGTGGCCCGCTACTCGCGCGAGGTGGCAGCGATGCTGGGCCTCGACGCGCGCGAGCAGGACCTCATCCACACCGCGGCGCTGCTGCACGACATCGGCAAGTTCATCCTCCCGGACTCCGTGCTGTTCGCGAACCGCAAGCTGACCGACGAGGAGTGGCAGCTGATCAAGCTCCATCCGGAGCAGGGCGCCAAGCTCGTCGAGCGCATCGAGGGCTACGGTCCGGTGGCCGAGATCGTCCTGCACCATCACGAGCGCTTCGCCGGCGGCGGCTACCCGGCCGGCATCGCAGGCGAGGACATCCCGCTCGGCGCGCGCATCCTGTCCGTCGCCGACACCTACGACGTCATGACCTCGCGCGACTCCTACCGCCGCCCCGTCAGCTCGGAGGCGGCGCTCGCGGAGCTGCGTCGGGTGGCGGGCACGCAGCTGGACCCCGCGGTGGTCGACGTCTTCGAGCGGATGATCCTCGAGAAGGGCGTGGCCTTCAGCCACACCGACGAGGTCGACTTCGAGGCCGAGCTGGCCTTCGAGAAGCGCGTCGCGGACTACGCCCAGCCCAGGCTTGCGGCGGCGTAG
- a CDS encoding MFS transporter: MRRRLEPLRVRPFGQLLGSYTVNDLGDSIGVVALSILVFDRTGDVAPTAGFFLVAKFLPALLSTGLTAHLDRMSLRRVLPAIYVIEALVFAALGFLAIGDRFFLPLILLLGLVDGTLAITGRGLTRGAVAATLQPHGLIAEGNALMNLGFAASSVFGAALAGALIAAFGVSTALFVDAASFLIIAALLASTRQLPQVEHHEYEPWRTRFRAGLSFARSHPLIRTLLVGQSLALICFTVVVPIEVIYAKESLGTNSAGFGLLLSAWGAGIVLGSLLYIGLKNRSGFGLIVFSSAMVGVAYLGMSQAHVLWLACAMSVVGGAGNGIQWVAVMTAMQEATPPEFQSRMSGLLESIGAAMPGIGFLLGGVLTVLGSPRTAFAFAGAGILLLAGLALLLRPAAERRAQTSTTTGSTIGRRLSRS; encoded by the coding sequence GTGCGGAGGCGCCTTGAACCGCTGCGGGTGCGGCCGTTCGGCCAGTTGCTGGGGTCGTACACGGTCAACGACTTGGGGGACTCGATCGGGGTCGTGGCCCTGTCGATCCTTGTCTTCGACCGAACGGGTGATGTCGCGCCGACCGCCGGCTTCTTCCTGGTGGCCAAGTTCCTGCCCGCCCTGCTCTCCACCGGGCTGACGGCGCACCTGGACCGGATGTCGCTGCGCCGCGTGCTGCCGGCGATCTACGTGATCGAGGCGCTCGTGTTCGCCGCGCTCGGCTTCCTGGCCATCGGCGACCGGTTCTTCCTGCCGCTGATCCTGCTGCTGGGGCTCGTGGACGGGACGCTGGCGATCACGGGGCGCGGGCTCACCCGCGGGGCCGTCGCGGCCACGCTGCAGCCGCACGGGCTGATCGCCGAGGGCAACGCGCTGATGAACCTCGGCTTCGCGGCGTCGTCGGTGTTCGGTGCCGCGCTCGCGGGCGCGCTGATCGCGGCCTTCGGGGTCTCCACCGCGCTGTTCGTGGACGCCGCGTCGTTCCTGATCATCGCGGCGCTGCTCGCGAGCACCCGCCAGCTGCCGCAGGTCGAGCACCACGAGTACGAGCCCTGGCGCACGCGTTTCCGCGCCGGGCTCTCGTTCGCGCGCTCGCACCCGCTGATCCGCACGCTGCTCGTCGGCCAGTCGCTCGCGTTGATCTGCTTCACCGTCGTCGTCCCGATCGAGGTCATCTACGCCAAGGAGTCGCTCGGCACCAACAGCGCCGGGTTCGGGCTGCTGCTGAGCGCCTGGGGCGCCGGCATCGTGCTCGGCTCGCTGCTCTACATCGGCCTCAAGAACCGCTCCGGGTTCGGGCTGATCGTCTTCTCCAGCGCGATGGTGGGCGTCGCCTACCTCGGGATGTCCCAGGCGCACGTGCTGTGGCTCGCGTGCGCGATGTCGGTCGTCGGCGGCGCCGGCAACGGCATCCAGTGGGTGGCGGTGATGACCGCCATGCAGGAGGCGACGCCGCCGGAGTTCCAGTCGCGGATGTCCGGGCTGCTGGAGTCGATCGGCGCCGCGATGCCGGGCATCGGGTTCCTGCTCGGCGGCGTGCTGACGGTGCTGGGCTCCCCGCGCACCGCCTTCGCGTTCGCGGGCGCGGGGATCCTGCTGCTGGCCGGCCTGGCGCTGCTGCTACGGCCGGCGGCCGAGCGGCGCGCTCAGACCTCGACCACGACCGGCAGCACCATCGGGCGGCGCTTGAGCCGGTCGTAG
- a CDS encoding ribonuclease J yields the protein MSGTVRVLPLGGVGEIGKNMTVVEYDGRIVVVDCGLRFPTAEMMGIDLVLPDFTYLRENVDAIDAIIITHGHEDHLGSLPWVIRDLGEDKIPVVYGGQLTVAMARSKLDEHKLRDVNLEVLPIGDVVEAGPFTLERVHLTHSIPDASGVAIGTPLGTVFFTGDYKFDQTPVIGAPADMSRLAELGREGVLLLCGDSTNADRPGISDSESIVGPHLDRVFGRCDGRIVVTCFASNIHRVQQVVHAAEKHGRKVALVGRSMRKNVNIGRSLGHIDIPEGMLVPPREIDQWADDKIVVISTGSQGEPLSALRRMAYRDHPQVELKEGDTVVFSATPIPGNERAVNETIDRLYHIGCSVVTARDAPIHASGHGYAEEVKMMINLTRPKYVMPVHGDFKRMLIHGELAQAVGVPRSHVFRSENGTPLEITAEGAKFGTPEHSGMIFVDGVDIGDVSDVALRDRRMLSADGIFIIVATISEEDGSSVVPPEVIARGVPFLEGNDQFTDDLREAVEDSLDAAAEQQITEVDVLQNHLHDDLAQFIYDRLKRRPMVLPVVVEV from the coding sequence TTGAGCGGCACCGTTCGAGTCCTCCCGCTGGGGGGCGTCGGCGAGATCGGCAAGAACATGACCGTCGTCGAGTACGACGGCCGGATCGTCGTCGTCGACTGCGGCCTGCGCTTCCCGACGGCCGAGATGATGGGCATCGACCTCGTCCTGCCCGACTTCACGTACCTGCGTGAGAACGTCGACGCGATCGACGCGATCATCATCACGCACGGCCACGAGGACCACCTGGGCTCGCTCCCGTGGGTGATCCGCGACCTGGGCGAGGACAAGATCCCGGTCGTCTACGGCGGCCAGCTCACGGTCGCCATGGCCCGCTCGAAGCTCGACGAGCACAAGCTGCGCGACGTCAACCTCGAGGTGCTGCCGATCGGCGACGTCGTCGAGGCCGGCCCGTTCACGCTCGAGCGCGTGCACCTCACGCACTCGATCCCGGACGCCAGCGGCGTCGCGATCGGCACCCCGCTCGGCACCGTCTTCTTCACCGGCGACTACAAGTTCGACCAGACGCCCGTGATCGGCGCGCCCGCGGACATGAGCCGCCTGGCCGAGCTCGGCCGCGAGGGCGTGCTGCTCCTGTGCGGCGACTCGACGAACGCCGACCGCCCCGGCATCAGCGACAGCGAGTCGATCGTCGGCCCGCACCTGGACCGCGTGTTCGGCCGCTGCGACGGGCGCATCGTCGTCACCTGCTTCGCCTCGAACATCCACCGCGTGCAGCAGGTCGTGCACGCCGCCGAGAAGCACGGCCGCAAGGTCGCCCTCGTCGGCCGGTCGATGCGCAAGAACGTCAACATCGGCCGCAGCCTGGGCCACATCGACATCCCCGAGGGCATGCTCGTGCCGCCGCGGGAGATCGACCAGTGGGCCGACGACAAGATCGTCGTGATCTCCACCGGCTCCCAGGGCGAGCCGCTGTCCGCGCTGCGCCGGATGGCCTACCGCGACCATCCGCAGGTGGAGCTCAAAGAGGGCGACACGGTCGTCTTCAGCGCCACGCCGATCCCCGGCAACGAGCGCGCCGTCAACGAGACGATCGACCGCCTGTACCACATCGGGTGCAGCGTGGTGACCGCGCGCGACGCGCCGATCCACGCCTCAGGCCACGGCTACGCGGAGGAGGTCAAGATGATGATCAACCTCACCCGCCCGAAGTACGTGATGCCGGTCCACGGCGACTTCAAGCGCATGCTCATCCACGGTGAGCTCGCGCAGGCGGTCGGCGTGCCCCGCTCGCACGTGTTCCGCAGCGAGAACGGCACGCCGCTGGAGATCACGGCCGAGGGCGCGAAGTTCGGCACCCCCGAGCACTCCGGGATGATCTTCGTCGACGGCGTGGACATCGGCGACGTCAGCGACGTCGCGTTGCGTGACCGCCGCATGCTGTCCGCGGACGGCATCTTCATCATCGTGGCGACGATCTCCGAGGAGGACGGCTCGTCCGTCGTCCCGCCGGAGGTGATCGCCCGCGGCGTCCCGTTCCTGGAAGGCAACGACCAGTTCACGGACGACCTGCGCGAAGCGGTGGAGGACTCGCTGGACGCCGCCGCCGAGCAGCAGATCACCGAGGTCGACGTCCTGCAGAACCATCTGCACGACGACCTCGCGCAGTTCATCTACGACCGGCTCAAGCGCCGCCCGATGGTGCTGCCGGTCGTGGTCGAGGTCTGA
- the dapA gene encoding 4-hydroxy-tetrahydrodipicolinate synthase — protein sequence MRPYEGLLTAMITPFRADGSVDEEGAVAIGRHLLANGSHGLVVAGTTGEAATMTDEEHLGLIALIASELGDEATVVGGTGSNDTRHAVHLTEKAVEAGVDAVLSVTPYYNKPNRRGIIAHFREVAKAAGDTPVILYNIPGRCVVNMPPDLLAELAQIENIEAVKQANSDELQLIDGLAVMAGNDDIYGKCLEIGGTGGICVASHVVGPEMRKMYEEPDNRAEIDASLQEIYEAMFVTASPAPVKAALEMLGQPAGALRLPLVECDEQERQTVYNALAQHGLLAEVSAR from the coding sequence ATGCGTCCCTACGAAGGCCTGCTCACGGCCATGATCACCCCGTTCCGTGCTGACGGCTCCGTCGACGAGGAGGGTGCGGTCGCGATCGGCCGCCATCTGCTCGCGAACGGGTCGCACGGGCTGGTCGTGGCCGGGACCACTGGCGAGGCGGCGACGATGACCGACGAGGAGCACCTCGGGCTCATCGCGCTGATCGCCTCCGAGCTCGGGGACGAGGCGACGGTCGTCGGCGGCACCGGGTCCAATGACACGCGCCACGCCGTCCACCTGACCGAGAAGGCCGTGGAGGCCGGCGTGGACGCGGTGCTGTCCGTCACGCCGTACTACAACAAGCCCAACCGCCGGGGGATCATCGCGCACTTCAGGGAAGTCGCGAAAGCCGCGGGGGACACGCCCGTGATCCTCTACAACATCCCCGGCCGGTGCGTCGTCAACATGCCGCCCGATCTGCTCGCCGAGCTGGCGCAGATCGAGAACATCGAGGCCGTCAAGCAGGCGAACAGCGACGAGCTGCAGCTGATCGACGGCCTCGCGGTCATGGCCGGCAACGACGACATCTACGGAAAGTGCCTGGAGATCGGCGGCACGGGCGGCATCTGCGTCGCCAGCCACGTCGTCGGGCCGGAGATGCGCAAGATGTATGAAGAGCCCGACAACCGCGCCGAGATCGACGCGTCGCTGCAGGAGATCTATGAGGCGATGTTCGTGACGGCCAGCCCCGCGCCGGTCAAGGCCGCTCTGGAGATGCTCGGCCAGCCCGCCGGCGCGTTGCGCCTGCCGCTGGTCGAATGCGACGAGCAGGAACGCCAGACCGTGTACAACGCGCTCGCCCAGCACGGGCTGCTGGCCGAGGTCTCCGCCCGTTGA
- a CDS encoding methyl-accepting chemotaxis protein has product MSLTIRTKLLAGFGAVLLILAGAVIVGVRSAGSVNENAQNTYVEDAIPLKAAAQDLLTQMVNQETGVRGYLVTGDESSLDPYKAGRKGIQDDLKLMEPLLAKHPIMAGLVDKARPQIDALQKYFESQIALVQSGPKGQAEAQARIGEGKEAFDGFRESYAAIFADTEKFVKDAKNEQDSAYAGARTQLIILGVIGALVALGIAWLITRSIVGPVREMQRAADGIAEGDVDQTITVKNRDELGAMAQSFDNMLDYLREQAEVAERVAAGDLTVEPKPRSERDLLGVAMQRLVVDLERVVGDVSASAGSVASASQQMASTSEEAGRAVTEIASAVGDVAQGAERQVRMVETARDTALETTRAARASSTAASEAATVAGDAGEVARHGVAAAEQATDAIQHVADASREITTAIEGLAQRSERIGGIVDTITGIAEQTNLLALNAAIEAARAGEQGKGFAVVAEEVRKLAEESQAAASQISSLIGEMQTETNSVVIVVEEGARRTEDGVVTVQQTRDAFQRIDVAVASMAERVAEIAAASEQISADSERTQDEIAEIASVAEESSASAEQVSASTQETSASTQEIASSAAELAITAERLEALVGHFRLTAA; this is encoded by the coding sequence TTGTCCCTCACCATCCGCACGAAGCTGCTGGCCGGCTTCGGCGCCGTGCTCCTCATCCTGGCCGGCGCAGTCATCGTCGGCGTTCGCTCCGCCGGCTCCGTCAACGAGAATGCTCAGAACACGTACGTCGAGGACGCCATCCCATTGAAGGCGGCGGCCCAGGACCTGCTGACCCAGATGGTCAACCAGGAGACCGGCGTGCGCGGGTACCTCGTCACGGGCGACGAGTCGAGCCTTGATCCGTACAAGGCGGGGCGCAAGGGCATCCAGGACGACCTGAAGCTGATGGAGCCGCTGCTCGCGAAGCACCCGATCATGGCCGGGCTGGTCGACAAGGCCAGGCCGCAGATCGACGCGCTGCAGAAGTACTTCGAGTCGCAGATCGCGTTGGTGCAGTCCGGGCCGAAGGGGCAGGCCGAGGCGCAGGCGCGCATCGGCGAGGGCAAGGAGGCGTTCGACGGCTTCCGCGAGTCCTACGCGGCGATCTTCGCCGACACCGAGAAGTTCGTGAAGGACGCCAAGAACGAGCAGGACTCGGCGTACGCGGGCGCGCGCACGCAGCTGATCATCCTCGGCGTGATCGGCGCGCTGGTCGCGCTCGGCATCGCGTGGCTGATCACGCGGTCGATCGTCGGCCCGGTCCGTGAGATGCAGCGCGCCGCCGACGGCATCGCCGAGGGCGACGTCGACCAGACGATCACCGTCAAGAACCGTGACGAGCTGGGCGCGATGGCGCAGTCGTTCGACAACATGCTCGACTACCTGCGCGAGCAGGCCGAGGTCGCCGAGCGCGTCGCCGCGGGCGACCTGACGGTGGAGCCGAAGCCGCGCTCCGAGCGCGACCTGCTCGGCGTCGCCATGCAGCGGCTGGTCGTGGACCTCGAGCGCGTGGTCGGCGACGTCAGCGCGAGCGCCGGCAGCGTTGCCTCCGCGTCGCAGCAGATGGCGTCCACCTCCGAGGAGGCCGGCCGCGCCGTCACCGAGATCGCGTCCGCCGTGGGCGACGTGGCCCAGGGCGCCGAGCGCCAGGTCCGCATGGTCGAGACCGCGCGCGACACCGCGCTGGAGACCACCCGCGCCGCGCGCGCGTCCTCGACGGCCGCGTCCGAGGCCGCCACCGTCGCCGGTGACGCGGGCGAGGTCGCCCGTCACGGCGTCGCCGCGGCCGAGCAGGCCACGGACGCCATCCAGCACGTCGCCGACGCCTCGCGCGAGATCACGACCGCGATCGAGGGCCTCGCCCAGCGCTCCGAGCGCATCGGCGGCATCGTCGACACGATCACCGGCATCGCCGAGCAGACCAACCTCCTGGCGCTCAACGCGGCCATCGAGGCTGCCCGCGCGGGCGAGCAGGGCAAGGGCTTCGCCGTCGTCGCCGAAGAGGTCCGCAAGCTGGCCGAGGAGTCCCAGGCGGCCGCCTCGCAGATCTCCAGCCTGATCGGCGAGATGCAGACCGAGACCAACTCCGTCGTCATCGTCGTCGAGGAAGGCGCCCGCCGCACCGAGGACGGCGTCGTCACCGTCCAGCAGACCCGCGACGCCTTCCAGCGCATCGACGTGGCCGTCGCCTCGATGGCCGAGCGCGTCGCCGAGATCGCCGCCGCCAGCGAGCAGATCTCCGCCGACTCGGAGCGCACCCAGGACGAGATCGCCGAGATCGCCTCCGTCGCCGAGGAGTCCTCCGCCTCCGCCGAGCAGGTCTCCGCCTCCACCCAGGAGACCAGCGCGTCGACGCAGGAGATCGCCTCCAGCGCGGCCGAGCTGGCCATCACCGCCGAGCGCCTCGAGGCGCTGGTCGGGCACTTCCGCCTCACGGCGGCCTAG
- a CDS encoding methyl-accepting chemotaxis protein, giving the protein MSFLPTRFGVRSKLLAGSAVLLAFTGTVGAFGISDIRSANADSDALYEQSVQPLSQLGTARATFNENRAFVNNHLLETTPAAKAEVEAALKRNAAGIDKRLAAVAPALAGKGELSAELTTLESDIAAYRAIRGRVLELSAAGREPEAYALNTAEAVPAAAKVTASFTRLFDAEVKLAAQTNANITSTASAAVTRSLLLIGAALVIGFALAFWFSGRITKAVNEILHRLNMLRDNCATDLAHALGRVAKGDLTVEVVPVTPELHRTSGDEIGDVAEAVGAIRNYTVASVEAYNTMRAQLADTVAEMAEQAATVAAASQQMAATSEDTGRAVSEIAAAVTEVAHGAERQVRGVEAAREAVQGAARSAETSAAVANETAQAADDARAVAVEGVSAAESASAAMREVAESSAAVGTAIDSLTARSERIGGIVGTITGLAEQTNLLALNAAIEAARAGEQGRGFAVVAEEVRKLAEESRNAAAEISGLIGEMQAETARVVGVVSDGTQRTQDGVATVERTREAFEAIGTAVEDMAARVGEISTAVDQITHEASRAEHEVVDVAAVAEESSASAEQVSASTQQTSASAQEIAASAQTLSGTAEHLNSLVARFTVAA; this is encoded by the coding sequence TTGTCTTTCCTCCCCACCCGCTTCGGCGTACGCAGCAAGCTGCTGGCCGGCTCGGCCGTCCTGCTGGCCTTCACCGGCACCGTCGGCGCGTTCGGCATCAGCGACATCCGCTCCGCGAACGCGGACTCGGACGCGCTGTACGAGCAGTCCGTGCAGCCGCTGTCGCAGCTGGGCACGGCCCGCGCGACGTTCAACGAGAACCGCGCGTTCGTGAACAACCACCTGCTCGAGACGACGCCGGCCGCCAAGGCGGAGGTCGAGGCCGCGCTCAAGCGCAACGCCGCGGGCATCGACAAGCGCCTCGCCGCGGTGGCTCCGGCGCTCGCCGGCAAGGGCGAGCTGAGCGCCGAGCTGACGACGCTGGAATCCGACATCGCGGCCTACCGCGCGATCCGCGGCCGCGTCCTGGAGCTCTCGGCGGCCGGCCGTGAGCCGGAGGCGTACGCGCTCAACACGGCCGAGGCCGTCCCCGCCGCGGCGAAGGTCACGGCGAGCTTCACGCGCCTGTTCGACGCGGAGGTCAAGCTCGCCGCGCAGACCAACGCGAACATCACCTCGACGGCCTCCGCGGCCGTCACGCGCTCGCTGCTGCTGATCGGCGCGGCGCTGGTGATCGGGTTCGCGCTCGCCTTCTGGTTCTCGGGGCGGATCACCAAGGCCGTCAACGAGATCCTGCACCGCCTGAACATGCTGCGCGACAACTGCGCGACGGACCTGGCCCACGCGCTCGGCCGGGTCGCGAAGGGTGACCTGACGGTCGAGGTGGTGCCGGTGACGCCGGAGCTGCACCGCACGTCGGGCGACGAGATCGGCGACGTCGCCGAGGCCGTCGGCGCGATCCGCAACTACACGGTGGCGTCCGTCGAGGCCTACAACACCATGCGCGCGCAGCTGGCCGACACGGTCGCCGAGATGGCCGAGCAGGCGGCGACGGTCGCCGCCGCCTCGCAGCAGATGGCGGCCACGTCGGAGGACACGGGCCGTGCGGTCTCGGAGATCGCCGCGGCCGTGACCGAGGTCGCGCACGGCGCCGAGCGCCAGGTCCGCGGGGTCGAAGCTGCGCGTGAGGCCGTCCAGGGCGCCGCCCGGTCGGCCGAGACGAGCGCCGCGGTCGCCAACGAGACCGCGCAGGCCGCCGACGATGCGCGCGCCGTCGCCGTGGAGGGCGTCAGCGCCGCCGAGTCCGCCAGCGCCGCGATGCGCGAGGTCGCCGAGTCGTCGGCGGCGGTCGGCACGGCCATCGACTCCCTGACCGCCCGCAGCGAGCGGATCGGCGGGATCGTCGGCACGATCACCGGGCTGGCCGAGCAGACCAACCTGCTCGCGCTCAACGCGGCGATCGAGGCCGCGCGCGCCGGCGAGCAGGGGCGCGGCTTCGCGGTCGTGGCCGAGGAGGTGCGCAAGCTGGCCGAGGAGTCGCGGAACGCGGCCGCCGAGATCTCGGGCCTGATCGGCGAGATGCAGGCCGAGACGGCGCGCGTGGTCGGCGTGGTGAGCGACGGCACGCAGCGCACGCAGGACGGCGTGGCGACGGTCGAGCGGACGCGGGAGGCGTTCGAGGCGATCGGCACGGCCGTCGAGGACATGGCCGCGCGGGTCGGCGAGATCAGCACCGCCGTGGACCAGATCACGCATGAGGCGTCGCGCGCGGAGCACGAGGTCGTCGACGTCGCCGCGGTGGCCGAGGAGTCCAGCGCGTCGGCCGAGCAGGTGTCGGCCTCCACGCAGCAGACGAGCGCGTCGGCGCAGGAGATCGCCGCGTCGGCGCAGACGCTGTCCGGGACGGCCGAGCACCTGAACTCGCTCGTCGCGCGCTTCACCGTCGCCGCCTGA